The following coding sequences are from one Melopsittacus undulatus isolate bMelUnd1 chromosome 14, bMelUnd1.mat.Z, whole genome shotgun sequence window:
- the TMEM39B gene encoding transmembrane protein 39B has product MAGGRRGPNRTSYCRNPLCDPGAAGGSGHATSSSVTGVRSRTRSGSGTGLSSPPLATQTVVPLRHCKIPELPVERSVLFELQLFFCHLVALFVHYINIYKTVWWYPPSHPPSHTSLNFHLIDFNVLTVTTIVLARRLITAIVKEASQSGKVSLPRSVFLVVTRFAVLTGTGWSLCRSIIHLFRTYSFLNLLFLCYPFGMYIPFLQLNCDFRKTGLFSHVANISPRETSEVTSRSRDYLSVLKETWKQHTRQMYGMEAMPTHACCLSPDLIRNEVEYLKMDFNWRMKEVLVSSMLSAYYVAFVPVWFVKNTQYYDKRWSCELFLLVSISTSVILMQYLLPARYCDLLHKAAAHLGCWQKVDPALCSNVLQHQWTEECMWPQGVLVKHSKNVYKAVGHYNVAVPSDVSHFRFHFFFSKPLRILNILILLEGAVIFYQLYSLISSEKWHQTISLALILFSNYYAFFKLLRDRLVLGKAYSYSASRDSEQKLN; this is encoded by the exons ATGGCAGGGGGAAGACGGGGCCCCAACCGCACGTCCTACTGCCGGAATCCCCTCTGCGATCCCGGTGCTGCCGGTGGCTCCGGCCACGCCACCAGTTCCTCAGTCACGGGCGTGCGCTCACGCACCAG GAGTGGTTCAGGCACAGGTCTTTCCAGCCCACCCTTGGCAACTCAGACAGTCGTCCCCCTCCGGCACTGTAAGAtcccagagctgcctgtggAGAGGAGTGTGCTGTTTGAGCTTCAGCTCTTCTTCTGTCATCTCGTTGCTCTGTTTGTCCACTACATCAACATCTACAAAACAGTGTGGTGGTACCCACCCTCCCATCCTCCTTCACACACGTCACTG AACTTTCATCTTATTGACTTCAACGTGCTGACGGTGACAACGATTGTCCTGGCACGCCGGCTGATCACTGCTATTGTGAAGGAG gCCTCACAGAGTGGGAAGGTCTCCCTGCCACGCTCTGTTTTCCTGGTGGTCACACGGTTTGCTGTTctcactggcacaggctggagTTTGTGTCGGTCGATAATTCACCTCTTCAGAACCTACTCTTTCCTTAATCTCCTGTTCCTGTGTTACCC GTTTGGCATGTACATTCCCTTCCTTCAGCTCAACTGTGACTTTCGGAAGACGGGGCTCTTCTCCCACGTGGCCAACATCAGTCCTAGGGAGACCAGTGAGGTGACCTCCAGGAGCCGAGACTACCTGAGTGTCCTGAAGGAGACGTGGAAGCAGCACACGCGGCAGATGTACGGCATGGAGGCCATGCCCACGCACGCCTGCTGCCTCTCTCCAGACCTCATCCGCAACGAGGTGGAATACCTGAAAATGGACTTTAACTGGCGGATGAAGGAGGTGCTGGTGAGCTCCATGCTCAGTGCCTACTATGTGGCCTTTGTGCCAGTCTGGTTTGTGAAG AATACTCAGTACTATGACAAACGCTGGTCATGCGAGCTCTTCCTCCTGGTGTCCATCAGCACATCAGTGATCCTGATGCAGTACCTCCTCCCTGCGCGCTACTGTGACCTGCTCCATAAAGCTGCAGCGCACTTGGGCTGCTGGCAGAAGGTCGATCCAGCCCTCTGCTCCAATGTGCTGCAGCATCA GTGGACAGAGGAGTGCATGTGGCCACAGGGAGTGTTGGTGAAACACAGCAAGAACGTGTACAAAGCTGTGGGTCATTACAACGTGGCGGTGCCCTCGGACGTCTCACACTTCCGCTTTCAC TTCTTTTTCAGCAAACCCCTGAGGATCCTCAACATCCTGATTCTGCTGGAAGGAGCCGTCATCTTCTACCAGCTTTACTCCCTGATTTCATCAGAGAAGTGGCACCAAACCATCTCACTGGCTCTGATCCTCTTCAGCAATTACTATGCCTTCTTCAAGCTGCTGCGTGACCGTCTGGTGCTGGGCAAAGCCTACTCCTACTCTGCCAGCAGAGACTCAGAGCAGAAGTTAAATTAA